The genomic window CAAAGGACAAATTTACCCATGATTTTATGCTTCCAAATAAGTAAGGGTAAAGATTTGATGTTAGAAAACTGCTTTACTTTGTAAGGATAAAACACAGGCAGGAGCCCTCAAGTTATTTgttaaaaggctttaaaagctcCATTTTCCTGACTTTGAGGCCAGCTTTTTTAACCATTAAATCACATCAATTCTTTAGTGCATATAGAAAGCCAAATCGGAACATCTTATacagggggtgtgtgtgtgtgtgtgtgtgtgtgtgtgtgtgtgtgtgtgtgtgtgtgtgtgtgtgtgtgtgtgtgcgcgcgcgtgcaTTATCACAGACATGCAGAATGAAACTAGAAGCTTGTCTTTCTATATTATGATGAATTTGCAgttttaattttgaaaacaagtatatgtatttctatagattctacataaatgtttgttgtctcCTTTTAAGAACATTCCCACataataattgaaaattattttaacctagagcaatgaatttttaaattatatccaGTGTAAGAATGTCTCAGATTTTGAtgtcctaatttttaaatttttttgttgaaaTGAGATCTGTGACTCAGAataataagtattcattaaaacaaaataaaaatcaatttctaaTTGTCCTGGCaataatgtttttcaaaaatTCTCAGTCAGCAAGAGATtctttatatttgatttaatttgtgTAAGTTTCTCTTATGACCGTTGTCATATAATACCATGTAgactaaaaaagataaaaaagctgTGTGTCTTCATCTGTATAGGTCTTTCCTATCTTCCTAGTACCATAACTATCTTAGGAATAACTGAGACagaacaaatatattaaaaaacataatAGCACTTaacctttgaggaaaaaaagcaatatacTTTTGTGTGCAAAGTAATTAATACATTAGTGAAAGATGTTCaggtgactttttaaaaaatgaatagtagTATTAGAACATTAATAAAACTGctgtaaaacttttaaaaagtagttttctTAAATTTGTGGAGTCAATCTTGGCCTTTCTAATGTAACAGAAGTTGATTAGATTTGTGTTACTAGTATttccaggatatactataatttatattGTCCCCGTTGTTGGactataatatttgtaaacatcgtattaaaaagaagatagaaattaTACGTTggctttactttatttttcaccTGCCCTTTTATCCAAGTTTATTATATTGAACTAGGGCCTATAACGCAATGAAAAATCTAGATGAAAGATTTTTCTatagtgaattttctttccttgtctctAAGGATGTTCTTACTACCTGTTGATTGAGACTCAGAAATTGGAAATAGAGCTCCATGACATAAAAgtgactttttgttgttgttattctgaTTTCAACACCAGCTGGCACTTTTCCCAGAACAATTCAGAAATGCCTCACTCTTTCCTTTTAGTATTCCTGAACTTGATGTATTTTTTGTcttattccttatttattttactttttcactcCTTAAATGAATAAACTGGAAGACAAAAGCACCATTTCCTTAACCCATTTTAatatacatagatttttttttagggtgTTTGGTCACttcttaagatttttctttctttatatcttctactctatatacaaggataattatctcattagtttgttttttttttttttaagcaatcttTAGTGTTCtctttttagaaaacaaaaaattccatcttttacccCACCTAGTCTCCTCCTCCCTACTCCCTTCCAAGTAACAataatatgtgtttatatttcacttttttcaaaGCCaccaatttttgaaaaattttttgcttattttataattatatctacTGGCATAAAGATGcctctaaaattttaaaaggaaaaatctaatTCTGGATCAATAAATGGAGACTTAGATGTATTATTGACATTTGCTATTGCCATTGACGCACATTGAACAGTGCACTTGCACAAACAGTAAGCTATTGTTGGCAAAGACTGAGTTTATTATGTCAGCAAAGCAAATGGGAATGAAGTATTTGATAGCCATTATTTAGTTTGTTTAGGTTGTAAATATCAATGTAGATAATCTCCTGTTACTGGCTAGGTTTCTGTGGTAGGagcaatatttttgaaaaagattGTTGCCAGGACaattagaaattgaattttttgttccaatttttaaatcaatttattaaatctacattattttaatttatttaggaGCAGTATTCTAACCCTTGTACTTAAGTAAGTTaggttagtttttttgttttgttttgttttttccttaatgtGTTGAAGCCATCTTTAAGACTTGATTGACTTAGGACAAAAAAGGTTCAGGCTGTTCTCCTTGGTTGTCTGGGTACAGGCAACTGAAACTGGAAACAAATATGAATAGCCCCAGATCCTCTTTGATAAAAAAAACTAGACAACTCAGGCAAGGGAGCGTCACTCAGCTGAATCAACTTGAGGTGCCCTCAGTCCCAGTACCTTGCTAttgctatctatttccttttgttaactgttgaatgaCCTATAggtgtcttattattttttcccccatattGAACTTATCCTACTAGGGGATTGGCTTGAGTCAGACCTAGTTCAAAACAACTTTAGCTTCAAAAAGGAAAGACATGAATTACAATAACTTGTACTTTGAAAGATCAAAAGTAATATGTGATTCTGTGCAGAATATATGACATCttctagaaaatatataaaatgattgaaACAAGCCTAAAATTTAGATCTGCTTCTAGAAaacttaaaagcaaaaatatcttAGTATATAGGCAAACTTTagttcttgatttaaaaaaaaagaaacctaataCATAGCAGTAAACATCTTTCCATTGATAAAAATCTCTTAAATAGGGGGCTGCTTCTGTTGTTTCTgcatatttttgctttgtcttcaGAAATGAGGACATTGTAGATTGTTATAGATTGCAAGTATTAAGTGATCACTTGTATTTCTCAGGTTATGGAAACGAAGGATATGCTTTACATTGTTACTGAATTTGcaaaaaatggagaaatgtttGGTGAGTTATTTTTTCTGCTTACCTTTAGTAGGGAAAAAGTAATTCTTAGTCatggagaaaaaattttgtaggggaaaggaaaaaggaagaagctgGCCAGTGGGGCTTCCATCTTTTGAGCATATATAGCCTTCCACATGCTGCATGCACATGTCGGGAGGCTGGCCATGTCAAAAAGGACTGGGACTCCCAATGTCATtatataaataagattttttagaATTAGAGATATCAGATTTGTATGAGTACTTCTTATGACCAAAGTCATTactaagaatttaaataattttacttctGTATATTTAACCTTGTTTATTGATCCATAGATTATTTAACCTCCAATGGACATCTGAGTGAAAATGAAGCAAGGAAGAAATTCTGGCAGATTCTTTCGGCAGTGGAATACTGCCATAGCCATCATATAGTTCATAGGGATCTCAAAACGGAAAACCTTCTTTTAGATGCCAGCATGAATATCAAGCTAGCAGGTAAGAAGAgttaaatgtttttgaatattATAAAAGCTTGGACAAATAGTATGTGTGATTATAAAAAACAGAATAACAAATGATGACATTGTAATGTAATTTATATGATGCTTGTTCCTAAGCactctgggttttttgtttttttttaaacatatatcccTTGACATTTCagtcttaaattatttttgtttttttctcttatctttttttctcacagATTTTGGATTTGGAAATTTCTATAAGTCAGGAGAGCCCTTATCTACTTGGTGTGGAAGTCCCCCATATGCTGCCCCAGAAGTTTTTGAAGGGAAGGAATATGAAGGGCCCCATCTTGACATTTGGGTAAGTGTTTGTTGTGCATGTTCACACAAATGCgcatatgtatacacacgtgTAGTATGTAATCAAGTATTACCATACTGTTAGGTTGTGTGCCTAGTGTGACATTCACTGATCAGAGTGTTGTATTGTTACTTTTTTTGCTAACAGAGCCTTGGTGTTGTGTTATATGTCCTTGTCTGTGGCTCTCTCCCTTTTGATGGGCCCAATTTACCAACTTTAAGACAAAGAGTGTTGGAGGGCCGATTCCGTATTCCCTTCTACATGTCCCAAGGTATGTAAGATCTTTAAAGACCTAGGAATTCTGATATTTTGTGATAGTTAATTATTTTGGAGAAGGTGAAATTTGTTTCCTAAAATTACCTGTTTGGTTGTCTTTTTGATCTGTATTTGAGTCCAGGAAACCACATTTTTGTATATAGAAAATAGCAGGAGcaaataaaactcaaaaattattttttagtacCTATTCTCATAAGATATGTCCTTTCCTTGGGCATTGTGTATCCCTAAAAGTAATAGAACACCTAGGATTTTTGAGGAGTGGCAAAGGCATTGCTTGTCTATAAAATTAAGGTATTTCAATACCTAGATCATAAAATGTAtatagatttagggctggaagagaCATTAGCATTCATTTAGCTCAACTTGCTCCTTCTATAGTCGCTATAGACCTCTATAGTTTAACTGAAATATCAGGAATTAGGAATCCAAACTGAAAGCTGACCTCTCATTTCATAgcatcatttgtttgtttttaaatttccagAAGTTTCTTAATATATAGAGTCAGGGTCAATTAAAGGGCATAGCTCTCTTTTAGAAAACATGCTTGATGGGGGTAAATAGACGAGGGTATTGATAAAGGTTAAGTGTgctaaatgaaaaagcaaaaacaaaaataggtaAACTTGGTTAAAATTCATTATAGTGCTTAGAATCCATAAAAATAGATTCTTATCTTTTAAGTGCTAGAGAGagcaaaatgagatttttttttttcctatctagtTGGAGTTTAAAGGGTTTCTAGGCTGCTGAACTGATCCTTTTGTTTAATAGTTGTCCTTTGTATGAATATGACAGCTATTAGTGACACTGATCAGTTATTGGttgataataacttttttattacaATTTgcctgtctttttttattttttccaacagaCTGTGAAACATTAATTCGCCGTATGCTAGTGGTGGATCCTACCAAACGAATAACCATTGCCCAAATAAAGCACCACAAGTGGATGCAAGCTGACCCCTCCCTTCAGCAGAATCCACCCCTGTCCTTTTCCATTCAGAATTACAGCTCTAACCTGGGAGATTACAATGAACAGGTGTTAGGGATTATGCAGACGCTTGGTATCAACAGGCAGAGAACTGTGGAGGTAAGCTGCTTCTCCTGGCCTACTTTTGTTCCAGCACTCTTTTCATGCTTTACTGGTGACTAATTAAATGTACACAACACATTCTTTTTGAGTGAGGTAGCATTATCAGGAAAAACAGTAGTACAAGTCAAGTTAATATGCTAAATGTGCTTATTTAAGAGTAAACTAGTTCACTATTCTAAAACATATTCTTAGTTACCAGGAATAACCCCAATAAACAATCTCAAAGGAAAGTTCAACTGCCTTGATTAAGAAATACAAGTCACATTTCTCCTCAATTTCTGCAAACTTGTTGCTTATTTTTTGTTCCAGCACTGATGTAACTATATCATAAGTTCCTCTATTCTCTCTTACAGTCATTGCAAAATAGTAGTTATAATCACTTTGCTGCTATCTATTACCTTCTCCTGGAACGGCTGAAGGAATATAGGAATACTCAGCCATCTAACTGTTCAGGACTTGGAAGGCTGCAGAGGTCTAGGAGTTCTGACTTCAGCAATTTTGAGGTGAGAGtatagaaagctttttttttttcctccttcctcagaTTATTTCTTCCCTTGCTCTTGACTCATTATTCTTAGAACCAAAGGTTGTAGAATTTTTTATCTAGACCACAAATCTGGGTGATCAGTTAAGACTCACTATATCTTTTTGCCCTCTGCTTAGTGATTATATAGCATCGTCCTCTTCATCACTGCTGCTCTAACATAATTTCAGCTCTCTGACTGATATGGTTCTGAGCATGATAAAAGTTGTGAACTTAAGTTCTGTCCAAAATAGGCCACTCTAGATTTCTCCTATTTCACAGGATACTTACCCTGTTAGAATCATTATCAAATTGTCCAGTTTATCTTAGACTCCCTACTTGGTAGATAGAACTTGAAATCTGTTTTAGTTATAAATGTGGAAACCCTTAATAATAAGTGTTAGTGGGAGAGAATCGTTTCTTTCTCTAAATGATGTTCGTTTTTCTGTCTTGAGACCTTTCCTAAAAGcattttccttttgtatatgGTCCGTAGATGCCTCAGGAAAGCCTCACTAGTGATACTTTCAGATCCTCTTTGCTGTACCAGCAGCCTCAAAACCTGACTCAATCAATgttacaggaagaaatggattttgaTTTGAACAACCCACTACAAGTGAGTTCTCACAAGTCATATGTATGATAGGCAGTTTGTGCATTTGTTGGTATAACCAAAAGGCTTTAAAACTAAAAGTAGATTTAGAATAGAGAAAtgtattcttttattcattctggTAACTGATGCTGTATAAGACTTGGCTTTGaatggctttatttatttaattttttacagCCACTCTTGTTCTCTATGGAGCCTAGCTTCAATGGTCTGTTCCGCAACTGCTCCATCTCTCCCAACAATCTGCTGGAAACCACCATTAGTGAGGAGGTTAGACAGGATAAAGACTTTGAAGAGGAAATCAAGGCTCAAAAGTCCATTCACCTCCCCAGCAACACCAGCAGGAGACATACCCTTGCTGAGGTCACCACTCATTTCTACCAGTGCACCCCTCCATGTGAGTCAGCCTTGAGGCAAAAAagacattatcttttcttcttcagaaaaaaggaatattagaaattaaggagatatcagatgacagaaataattttattttttacattattggtggagaaaataaaacttcattttttccccatttaacattttatttggttttagtgtgagacatttttttaatgttcactAAGGAGGTAGACGAGGGAGAGTATATGACTCACCATATTTTGTAGCTGTAATGCCATGAATTTGCCCCATCctttattagaattatttttttcaatgtattttttggggggtatatTGTGGAAATGAATCAATCTGGGACACAAAGGAAAGAGCACTAGGGCTGGAGGCAGGAAGAAAtgtctggccttagacatttactatctgtctgacaaatcacttaacatctgcttacctcaatttcctcaactgtaaagtaatagcatctacttcacaggattgctgtgaggattaaatgagataataattgtaaaaacacTTAGTACAGTGGctgacatatagtaaatgctaaataaatacttgttctcttactttttttgtaCTTCATAAACTTGCTGGCATGGCTTCATACTGTAATCAATACCTTCAGGAAAGATATCTTGGCTTTGGAGTGACTTATAGAGACTGAACTCAAAACTTTATAGCTCAGAGAATTGTCTTTATGGTTTAGATTAAAAGCATCTGATAGGAGCAGCCATGGCTCTGattttgtagggaaaaaaaaaagttggagataTCAGCACTTTAGAATACTTTTGCATGAAAGACAGGAAATTTTAAAGATTACTTGTTCATATTCCATAGCCATAAAGTACTCCTATCTTATTCTTAgtatttctcttctttattcctGCTTtccaaaaaatcaaatagaatttGATTTTGCAATTGACAGTACAGTTGTTGCCCTCTTAGTATTATCAAGTAGATTAAGTCCTCAGAGCATATTGATTGCTATTTTTGAAATCTTCAACCGACTCAGCATACCctttacaatgttctttttttgtcttctagGTATAGTCATTTCTTCTTGTGCTAGCCCAGCAGAGGGAACCAACTCAGACAGTTGCCTAACTACTTCTTCCAACGATGAATCAGAAGGCCTGAGTAGCTGCCTCAATGACCAAGTTCTGATGGCTAATTCTGCCACTGTCAAAACCACCTCTCCTTTCCTTGTGGCACAGTCTAACAACCCAGGCCTGAAGATAGAGGGATGTCTAGGAGGAGCTACTCTGTTACCTGTCAGTTTTCAGGAAGGAAGAAGAGCTTCAGATACCTCACTTACTCAAGGTAAGCTGTCCTAAATGATAGGATTTTGTGATTTCactgtttcctcattcataaaatactAATGAGAATTTCTGTTTCAAGGCAAAGAAGAGTTGGATGGATTTGTGTAGGTTCTTAAACAAGGCAGTAAAAGCAGTAAAAATACTCCCAAAGGTAGTTCTAGTTATAGACCTTGACCTCCATAATTCTCCTTAGTTCCTGTAATTTTGAAATTGAAGTGTTCATGTAACAGTGAATATTTATTAGAATACCTCAGTTTATTTTGATTTGCTTACTGAATAACTCCCCCTAGCCCTTTGGGTGGTTAGATTTAATAAGAAATcaggtatatatttatttatttgttagctGTTGGAGGATTTTATATTCTAGGTTACTCTTCCTGCCTTTTTTGCATTGCTCATAACATGTTTCTTGGGTTTCCTTATGTGCTGTTATTTTTTATTGACAtgaatggtttttgtttttttgtttgtttgtttgtttgttttgttttgtttttgaggctggggttaagtgacttgcccagggtcacacagctaggaagtgttaagtgtctgagaccagatttgaactcgggtcctcctaaattcaaggctggtgctctatccagtacgccacctagccgcccccatgactgtttttttaaatgcatgtaCAGTGATTCTTGAGCTCCTCCCATCCTCAAGTAGAACGAGATTTGTAGCCATATAGTCCACATCTTTGCTAAATGTTAGATCTTTCAATAATTTGGGAAAAGGTATAGGGATATATATGTAACCAAACAATTCTCATTTACACATCAAACAATTCTTGTCCCTTTTTTGGCCTTTTCCCTTTAGTTTAGTTCTTaaactaaaatattatatatattaataatattggactaacaaggaaaagataatgagttgtcttttttttatcCCTCCTTAGGCTTGAAAGCTTTTAGACAGCAACTCCGAAAAAATACTAGGACAAAAGGATTTTTAGGACTAAACAAAATTAATGGGCTGGCTAGACAAGTATGTCAGGCCTCATCAGGCCGAACAACAAGAGGATGCCTGAGCTCTTCTCAACACTATCAGCCAAACACTTGCCTGTATAATAGTGGAGGAAAAAGTCAGGAAGGTGGAAACCTGCTAGAGGAGGTTCTTCATCAGCAAAGGTAAATATCAAATCATAGAAACATTTACTAGGTATGAATCATATGTTGAAGTTCGTAAAAACGTAACCTTCTTTCTTCACACTCACAtgtatttctgtattttatataatgctgaaatgtaatttcctttcccaaaggaaaatgatGTTATTATTTAGGTCCTATAGTTATATAAAGTTGGTGGTATATGGATAGAGGTGAACCTATATAATAAGATGAGGGGAAAAGGCTagtagggaagaagaaggaaatttattatgtgccaggcaatgttcTAATTGtcacagatatctcatttgatcctcaaatcgTCCctttgagataggtgctattatatttcagatttttacatgagaaaactaaagcaaatggAAGTTTGCCATAGAGTCATAGtcttatttgaattcaaatctgcttgACTCCAGACTCATTGCTGTACCCACCAGTTGCCCAGTAGATGAAAATCATCATGTTTGGTGGCATCTAATGAGTTTTTTGTAAGaacataaaaatttcaaaagagtaaaaatgtcaaaataactCATGTTATGCCACAGTATTGCATGTTCTGAACTccacaaagaaatttttttttaaaaatgtattttaactgataaaatgaaaacttttcatcTTTAACCTGTGATTGaagaattgaggaaaaacttCATGGACAtatcattaaataattttctccccctctcccttctttctcttttttatcttggtTTAGATTGTTGCAGTTACAGCACAATACATCAGTCCATCTGAGCTGTCCTCAGGCTGTACAGCTGCCCTCAGCACAGTATATTGTTTCTACCTGTAATGAAACCTATCAAACACCCAATTCTCTTCTAACTTCAGAGCTACTGAAAGGGAATTCTGTAACACACCCTCACCTCTTCAAGGCCAGTGTCTCACCAGTGTCTTCAGCAGCTCAGCTCCTAGATACTCACTTATACATCAATAGTAACACCTCTCCTGTCAACACTTCTTTCCCCCAACAGCCAAATTTTGCCATGTGGTCTCCAAACTATGATCCAACAGTTTTGCAGCAGGGAGACTGTGAAATGGAAGACCTTACCTCTACCCAGCTGAGGAAATTTGTCCTGGTTCAATGAGAGACCTCTGttatttgatcttttttcccTAAGAGACTTCTATTGTCCAATTGCATGGGACGACTGATTCTTTGaagcaataattttaaagtatgtgAAGAAGATTTCAGACTAAGCCAATAACTTTATAGAAATGATAAAAGCAATACATCATGTGttcttgctttaaattttttttcttgcactgAATATATAGAAGGACTGAAAACTTTTTGAAGACAAAATAACAAAGAAGAATACTTTCTGGTTtgatggagaaaggagaaaggtggATAAACTGGGGCCAAGAGAATAAGTGGTACTACATTTGTCAGACAATGCTGCTCTGCTGTTGTGCAAAACTTCTAAGGCTGCTGGTAGTACTGACATAAAAGGGAGAAGGCCATTCAAAGGAAAAGAaccaatttctctctctttcacaatATTCATCATGGGTTTGTGAAAATTATTACCTCTTAAAAGCAGTGGCATGCAACAGTTGATGCATTGATATAAGCATTGCcatctgtgtatatgtttgtgtgtgtttatataggAATTACTTTTTTCTTAGTTATTAACAGTTCCTTTACTCTCTGAAACATGTATACTTTAGGTGAAAACTGTGAAcctgcttttttact from Sminthopsis crassicaudata isolate SCR6 chromosome 3, ASM4859323v1, whole genome shotgun sequence includes these protein-coding regions:
- the SIK1 gene encoding serine/threonine-protein kinase SIK1; the protein is MVIMSEFTSVPNSSQTQQRPLRVGFYDIERTLGKGNFAVVKLARHRVTKTQVAIKIIDKARLDPSNLEKIYREVQIMKLLNHPHIIKLYQVMETKDMLYIVTEFAKNGEMFDYLTSNGHLSENEARKKFWQILSAVEYCHSHHIVHRDLKTENLLLDASMNIKLADFGFGNFYKSGEPLSTWCGSPPYAAPEVFEGKEYEGPHLDIWSLGVVLYVLVCGSLPFDGPNLPTLRQRVLEGRFRIPFYMSQDCETLIRRMLVVDPTKRITIAQIKHHKWMQADPSLQQNPPLSFSIQNYSSNLGDYNEQVLGIMQTLGINRQRTVESLQNSSYNHFAAIYYLLLERLKEYRNTQPSNCSGLGRLQRSRSSDFSNFEMPQESLTSDTFRSSLLYQQPQNLTQSMLQEEMDFDLNNPLQPLLFSMEPSFNGLFRNCSISPNNLLETTISEEVRQDKDFEEEIKAQKSIHLPSNTSRRHTLAEVTTHFYQCTPPCIVISSCASPAEGTNSDSCLTTSSNDESEGLSSCLNDQVLMANSATVKTTSPFLVAQSNNPGLKIEGCLGGATLLPVSFQEGRRASDTSLTQGLKAFRQQLRKNTRTKGFLGLNKINGLARQVCQASSGRTTRGCLSSSQHYQPNTCLYNSGGKSQEGGNLLEEVLHQQRLLQLQHNTSVHLSCPQAVQLPSAQYIVSTCNETYQTPNSLLTSELLKGNSVTHPHLFKASVSPVSSAAQLLDTHLYINSNTSPVNTSFPQQPNFAMWSPNYDPTVLQQGDCEMEDLTSTQLRKFVLVQ